One window of the Rosa rugosa chromosome 3, drRosRugo1.1, whole genome shotgun sequence genome contains the following:
- the LOC133737408 gene encoding uncharacterized protein LOC133737408 yields MLDGPIHGVPLGAENVRISVEVPIKEDAYLLIPNLLGDIFTVKQAIGTHAAWPRNLVLMSHEENSRSTLKSLSKKPITQATYKMPVSVHLLQHLARIMDKSTAVMVPMEDGVFDNDHNTFINSNNIIQFCLMQPISTICISIYMRHLWLLLKLKDEDHLYAFKDPGCISNEAGKIEARSCALSLRLESAQVDQLILVPYNTGNHWLLAAINPFTALVYYFDPLSNISINTGMKKIVEL; encoded by the exons ATGTTGGATGGGCCAATACATGGAGTGCCCCTAGGAGCAGAAAATGTACGTATCTCAGTTGAAGTGCCTATCAAGGAAGATGCTTATCTCCTAATCCCAAATTTGTTAGGTGACATATTTACAGTAAAGCAAGCTATAGGTACTCATGCTGCTTGGCCCCGAAATCTTGTTTTAATGTCACATGAAGAG AACTCAAGGAGCACTTTGAAGTCTTTGAGCAAAAAACCAATCACACAAGCAACATACAAGATGCCTGTGTCTGTGCATCTTCTACAGCATTTGGCAAGAATAATGGACAAATCTACAGCAGTGATGGTCCCAATGGAGGATGGTGTGTTTGACAATGACCACAATACATTCATAAACAGTAACAACATCATCCAATTTTGTTTGATGCAGCCAATATCCACTATTTGCATTTCTATCTACATGAG acacCTATGGTTGTTGTTGAAACTAAAGGATGAAGATCACTTGTATGCATTTAAGGATCCTGGATGCATCTCTAATGAAGCTGGAAAGATTGAGGCTAGATCATGTGCACTATCACTTAGATTAGAGTCTGCCCAAGTAGATCAGTTAATTCTTGTTCCTTATAATACAGG GAATCATTGGTTATTGGCTGCCATTAACCCTTTTACTGCGTTGGTGTATTACTTCGACCCATTGAGTAACATTAGCATCAATACAGGGATGAAGAAAATCGTAGAGCTGTAA